CTTGTGGCTCTGAAATGGGCCAGGTGCGGGGACGCGTCACGACCGAGAGTGGCGACGCACTGGCGGACGTCCAGGTGCGCGTGGACGGCACGAGCACCGTGGCCACGTCGGATGCGAAGGGCGAATTCACCCTGTCGGACCTGACGCCCGGGGGACACACGCTGGTGGCGTCCCACGCGGACTACGCCGACAGCTCGAAGCCGGTGCAGGTCAAGGCCGACGCGACGGCGGACGTGTCGTTCACGCTGGCGCTCGCGGTGGGAACCGTGACGGGGACCGTCCGCATGGAGGACAAGAGCTCTCCGGCGGGGGTTCGGGTCTCCATTCCGGGCACCGACGTCAGCGCGGTGACGGACGCGCAGGGCGCCTTTACGCTGCCCGCGGTGCTCCCGGGCGCTCGGACCGTGGTGGCGCACCTGGACCACTACAAGCAGTCCTCCAAGGACCTGGTGGTGGTTCGCGACGAGACCCACTCCGTGGACTTCGTGCTGGCCCGTGAGGGAGTTCCGGCGGTCAGCTTCCCCATGCTGTCGGTGCAGGGCGGCGTGCTCACGCTCACGGGCGGGCCCTTCGGGATGGCGCGTGGCGAAAGCACGGTGACGGTGGGTGGGGTTCCGGTCGCGGAGTACCTCTCCTGGACGGACGAGAAGATCATCGCCCGGGTGGCCGCGTCGCTCGCTTCGGGGGATCAGCCGGTGGTGGTGACGATGGAGGCATCCTGGCGTCCGGCCGTCACCGGCTCGGTGCGCGTCCTACGGGCCAGGACGGTGTTCGCCAAGAGCACCCATGGCGCGGGCATCCGCCCTGACGGCACCGTCGTGACGTGGGGAAAAGGGCCGGCCATCCAGGATCCCGCGAAGGCGGGGCACGTGGTGGGCGTCGCGATTGCGACCTACCACGGCGTTCTGCTGAAGGCAGACGGCTCGCTGATGGTGTTGGGTGATAACGCTGACTACTACAAGGTCCCTGACGTGCACGACGGAGTGGCCGTGACCTGTGTGCGCTATTCGTGCTTCGTGCTCCGGGCGGATGGGACGGCCCTCCATTGGGGCACGGATCCGGAATTGGAGCTGGGGGTTCCGCAGGGACTGAAGGACGTGGTGGGAATTGAAGGAGGCCAGACCCACGTGGTCGCGGTGACGAAGGACGGCCGCGCGGTGGCCTGGGGCGGCAATGAGTACAAGGCGGCGACGGTGCCCGCGGACCTTTCGGACGTGGCGGAGGTGGCGGCGGCGGGCAACCACACCGTGGTCCTCAAGCGGGACGGC
This DNA window, taken from Corallococcus coralloides DSM 2259, encodes the following:
- a CDS encoding carboxypeptidase regulatory-like domain-containing protein gives rise to the protein MMMMRRGALCALLLAVLSACGSEMGQVRGRVTTESGDALADVQVRVDGTSTVATSDAKGEFTLSDLTPGGHTLVASHADYADSSKPVQVKADATADVSFTLALAVGTVTGTVRMEDKSSPAGVRVSIPGTDVSAVTDAQGAFTLPAVLPGARTVVAHLDHYKQSSKDLVVVRDETHSVDFVLAREGVPAVSFPMLSVQGGVLTLTGGPFGMARGESTVTVGGVPVAEYLSWTDEKIIARVAASLASGDQPVVVTMEASWRPAVTGSVRVLRARTVFAKSTHGAGIRPDGTVVTWGKGPAIQDPAKAGHVVGVAIATYHGVLLKADGSLMVLGDNADYYKVPDVHDGVAVTCVRYSCFVLRADGTALHWGTDPELELGVPQGLKDVVGIEGGQTHVVAVTKDGRAVAWGGNEYKAATVPADLSDVAEVAAAGNHTVVLKRDGTVTGWGSSHSGEGSPPSDLSEVISVGGGFTHSYALTKSGQVRCWGGGHGQCDLPAEALSQVAQVVTIVDGFWGMVLKQDGTLVSWRGENTEGQGIVPPPQGLVLAVPPR